The stretch of DNA GCGCCGTTCGGTGCGGGGGTGGGCGGACGCGATCGGCGCTTGTCCGATCCCGGCGGGGGCGCCGATCCCGAACGTCAATACGCCGCAGGACCTCGATACCCTATGACGACTTCGCGCACGCAAACGGTCAAGATCCTGCGGCCTGACTCGATCACCGCGGGCGAACGCGCGATCGCGGTCGAGGTCCCCGTTGCGATCGAGATCGACGGGCTTGGCTATGCGGTCATGATGATGACGCCTGCCGATCTGGCCGAATTCACGACCGGATTCCTGCTGACCGAGCGGCTCGCCGACAGCGCCGACGACGTACGCGACATCGATATCTTCGAGGCGGAGGCGGGCTGGATCGTCCGCGTCGGGCTGTCCGATCGGTGCAAGGGGCGGATCCACGACCGCGTCCGCCACCGCACCAGCGACACGAGCTGCGGGCTATGCGGGATCTCGGGGCTCGAACAGCTCCGCAAACCCGTCCCCAGGACGCCGCCAAAGCCCGACACGCCTGTGAACGCGCTGTTTGCCGCACTCGGTGGGCTGCGCGCGCATCAACCTCTCAACGCCGCTACGGGCGCCATTCATGCGGCGGCCGCGTGCGATCGTGAAGGCCGGATCGTTGCCGCCTATGAAGACGTCGGGCGCCACAACGCGCTCGACAAGCTCATCGGCGGGCTGGCGATCACCGCCGAGCCGATCGACGGCTTCATCCTCGTTACCTCGCGGATCAGCTTCGAGATGGTCGACAAGGCGCTGATCGCCGGCACGCCGATGCTGGTTGGCATTTCCGCGCCGACCAGCCTGGCGATCGATCATGCGCGCGAGCACGGCCTTACCTTGCTCGCGCTCGCCCGCAGCGACGCGATCCTGGTCGTCAACGATCCGTGGAACGTCTTCGCCTAGCCGCAAGCGGTGCGGCCAGGCAAAGCGACGCTTACTTCGCGGCGAGAACCGCGTCGGTCTTTGCGGCGGCGAGATAGCCGCCGACGACGAACACCAGCCCGCCAATGATGTTGCCGAGACTGACGATCGCGAGATTGCGGATCATCCCGAAAATATCGATCGACGAATGCGGGACGAGCAGGCCCAGCGTCAGCGCCGTCATGTTGGCGACCGAATGCTCGAACCCGGCCGCGACGAACGCCAGCAGGATCCACGCCATCGCGATGCACTTGGCAGCGTCGCCGGTCATCCGCGCGGCTGTCCAGATCGCCAGGCAGACGAGCCAGTTGCACAGGATCGCGCGCGCCAGCAACGCGACCGTGCTGGCCTCGACCTTGTGCTGGACATAGGCATGGAACATCGTGTCGGCGTTCGCATAGATCGCCCCGCCACCGCCGGCGGCAAAGATGACCGACAAGATGATCCCGCCGACCAGGTTGCCAATCCAGACGACGAGGATGAGCTTCAGGGCATCGGCGACGCTGACGGTCCGCTTCGCCAGACCGAAGCCCAGGTACATCACATAACCAGTGAACAGTTCGGCCCCGGCGAACACGGTCAGGATCAGCCCGAGCCCGAAGGTCGCGCCCATCACCAGCGGGCGGACGCCGGGCTCGAGCCCCGAGCCCGTGCTGAGCGCTAGGATCATCGCGATGCCGATGTAGGTGCCGGCGAGGATCGCGCCGGCGAAGAAGCCACCGGGAGAGCGCCGCAGCGCCTCCGCCTTGGTCGCCGCGAGGGTCGCATAGGTGTCGATCGTCGACGAATAACCGGTGCTCATGCGTGTACTTTGCTCTCGTGGCCGACGATGCCCGCGCGTACTACGCCGCGATCCGACCCCATGTCGGCGGCGGCGGGACGGACGGTCACCGGGATGGATTTGTAGGACGGGGTGAAACTCTGCGGATCATGGTCCTCGAGCGCGATCAACGGCTGCGTCTCGGGGTAATAGGAGGCGACGCAGCCGTCAGGCAGCGCATAGCGCACCAGCATCAGCTTCTGGACGACGCGGTCGGGCCGGGCGAACTGGAGGGCCGTCGCGATATCAACGACATCGCCTTCCTTGTGCCCGAGCCGCGCCATGTCGCGCTCGTTCATGAACAGCACGTCCCGCCGCCCGAAGACGCCGCGATAGCGATCGTCGAGGCTGTAGACGGTGGTGTTGTACTGATCGTGCGCGCGCAGCGTCGTGAGCCGCAGCACGTCCGGATCGCCCGCGGTCTCGTCCTGCTCGATGCCGGCGGTGACGATGAAGTTCGCCTTGCCGCTCTCCGTGTTCCACTCGCGCATCGCCGCCGAATTGGGGAGGTGGAAACCGCCCGGC from Sphingomonas sp. HMP9 encodes:
- a CDS encoding formate/nitrite transporter family protein, whose amino-acid sequence is MSTGYSSTIDTYATLAATKAEALRRSPGGFFAGAILAGTYIGIAMILALSTGSGLEPGVRPLVMGATFGLGLILTVFAGAELFTGYVMYLGFGLAKRTVSVADALKLILVVWIGNLVGGIILSVIFAAGGGGAIYANADTMFHAYVQHKVEASTVALLARAILCNWLVCLAIWTAARMTGDAAKCIAMAWILLAFVAAGFEHSVANMTALTLGLLVPHSSIDIFGMIRNLAIVSLGNIIGGLVFVVGGYLAAAKTDAVLAAK
- the fdhD gene encoding formate dehydrogenase accessory sulfurtransferase FdhD, whose translation is MTTSRTQTVKILRPDSITAGERAIAVEVPVAIEIDGLGYAVMMMTPADLAEFTTGFLLTERLADSADDVRDIDIFEAEAGWIVRVGLSDRCKGRIHDRVRHRTSDTSCGLCGISGLEQLRKPVPRTPPKPDTPVNALFAALGGLRAHQPLNAATGAIHAAAACDREGRIVAAYEDVGRHNALDKLIGGLAITAEPIDGFILVTSRISFEMVDKALIAGTPMLVGISAPTSLAIDHAREHGLTLLALARSDAILVVNDPWNVFA